In Nitrospirota bacterium, a single genomic region encodes these proteins:
- a CDS encoding DsbA family protein — protein sequence MGKRSQKPAVQKPNRSRRAKRRSWIAAGILIAIILTGYLLSRIPEIGSTYGEGDPVKGAAKARVRIVEYSDFQCPACRNAQGALKQIIEEYGEKVQIIFNDFPLVSNHPNALPAAEAAQCAYVQNRFWEYHDLLFERQDIWAPTTDPQPYFLDYAKETGLNIEQFTRCTENRETKKAVSTDMKEGESLRIRSTPTFFINDTRLVGQATYNNFKDAIDSQLGRGNKGE from the coding sequence ATGGGAAAAAGATCTCAGAAGCCCGCAGTACAAAAACCAAACCGAAGCAGGAGGGCTAAACGCCGTTCCTGGATAGCTGCAGGAATCCTTATAGCAATCATCCTGACTGGATACCTCTTATCCCGCATACCGGAGATTGGATCCACCTACGGTGAGGGAGATCCGGTCAAGGGAGCCGCTAAGGCCAGGGTCAGGATCGTGGAATACAGCGACTTCCAATGCCCGGCATGCAGGAATGCCCAGGGGGCATTAAAACAAATAATTGAAGAATATGGAGAGAAGGTACAGATCATCTTTAATGACTTTCCGCTTGTCTCAAACCACCCAAATGCCCTTCCGGCTGCAGAGGCCGCCCAATGTGCCTATGTTCAAAACAGGTTCTGGGAGTATCATGACCTCCTCTTCGAGAGACAGGATATCTGGGCCCCGACGACCGATCCGCAGCCATATTTCCTGGATTACGCTAAGGAAACAGGACTTAACATAGAACAGTTCACCCGGTGCACTGAAAACCGGGAAACCAAAAAGGCCGTCAGCACGGATATGAAAGAAGGGGAATCCCTCCGTATCCGCTCAACCCCCACTTTTTTTATCAACGATACCCGCTTAGTCGGCCAGGCGACCTACAACAACTTCAAGGATGCTATTGACTCTCAATTAGGCAGAGGGAATAAGGGAGAATAA
- a CDS encoding methionyl-tRNA formyltransferase, with protein sequence MTSRVIFMGTPSISVPFLKAVINSGRNVVSVVTQSDKPKGRGHKLTQSPVKEYALLQGIPVLQPKKLSDSSFSDMIRSAEPDYLVVVAYGRIIPVEILQIPKKCPVNVHASLLPEYRGASPIQYAILDGRSYTGVTTMLMTPELDAGDILLQERIDIERDDTSGSLGLKMTVKGAELLLKTLDGLDKGEIVSVPQQHESATYVPVIRKEDGLIKWNDNAENIYNRIRAFDPWPGTFTYYNGTRWMIWRAVILGNCSPLSAPGEIIEAGPDGIVVKTGDAALRITEMQSEGKKRMAAGEYLRGHAVSAGIILNNSMVG encoded by the coding sequence ATGACTTCCAGGGTCATTTTTATGGGGACCCCCTCGATAAGTGTACCATTTCTTAAAGCTGTCATAAACAGCGGACGAAATGTCGTATCTGTAGTAACTCAGAGTGATAAACCAAAAGGTAGAGGCCATAAACTTACGCAGTCTCCTGTTAAGGAGTATGCCCTGCTGCAGGGGATACCTGTGCTCCAGCCGAAGAAGCTCTCTGACTCCTCATTCTCTGATATGATTAGGTCCGCAGAGCCTGACTATTTGGTTGTGGTTGCATATGGCAGGATAATCCCTGTCGAAATATTACAAATACCAAAGAAGTGTCCGGTAAATGTTCATGCATCCCTTCTGCCGGAATATCGCGGTGCATCTCCTATACAGTATGCAATATTGGACGGAAGGAGCTATACCGGAGTTACCACTATGTTGATGACTCCGGAACTGGATGCCGGGGATATATTGCTCCAGGAACGGATTGATATAGAAAGGGATGACACATCAGGCAGTCTTGGCCTTAAGATGACAGTGAAAGGCGCTGAACTTCTTTTGAAGACACTCGACGGACTGGACAAGGGAGAAATAGTTTCTGTGCCTCAGCAGCATGAGAGTGCAACATATGTTCCTGTTATCCGGAAAGAGGATGGCCTGATAAAATGGAATGATAACGCAGAGAACATATATAACAGGATAAGGGCATTTGACCCGTGGCCAGGGACATTTACATATTATAATGGGACAAGATGGATGATATGGAGGGCGGTTATACTGGGAAACTGTTCCCCGCTATCAGCACCAGGCGAGATTATAGAAGCCGGACCTGATGGCATAGTCGTTAAGACCGGAGACGCAGCCTTAAGAATTACAGAGATGCAGTCAGAGGGTAAAAAGAGGATGGCTGCGGGGGAATATCTCAGGGGACACGCAGTCAGTGCGGGAATAATTCTGAATAACAGCATGGTCGGCTGA
- a CDS encoding DoxX family membrane protein produces the protein MALWGNLRWISNPILLLTIRLLFGAFFIFTGVLKLMEPRAEFEAVIRAYQIFPAAVIPWISLTLPWIELTVGTCLALGFLTTIAAWMAGATLLGFTLALGYTVVMGINLEDCGCFGSIGFKQSGSTAFIRNLILLTLYVPILLYPAQAWSLDAFLEKEHVNIDS, from the coding sequence ATGGCCTTATGGGGAAACTTGAGATGGATTAGTAATCCCATCCTCCTTCTAACGATCCGTCTTCTTTTCGGCGCTTTTTTCATTTTCACAGGCGTGTTGAAACTGATGGAACCCCGTGCGGAATTTGAGGCCGTAATCCGTGCTTATCAGATCTTTCCGGCAGCCGTTATCCCATGGATCTCTCTTACTCTCCCCTGGATAGAATTAACGGTGGGGACCTGTCTCGCCCTCGGATTCCTGACAACAATCGCCGCCTGGATGGCCGGGGCAACTCTGCTGGGGTTCACCCTGGCATTAGGCTACACAGTGGTCATGGGAATCAACCTGGAGGACTGCGGCTGTTTCGGGTCTATCGGGTTTAAACAGAGTGGTTCCACTGCCTTTATCCGAAACCTGATCCTCCTTACCCTGTACGTCCCAATTCTCCTATATCCAGCACAGGCATGGAGTCTCGACGCATTTTTAGAGAAGGAACATGTTAATATTGATTCATGA
- a CDS encoding response regulator transcription factor, with amino-acid sequence MVSLRVKQTILVVDDENDILTLLKYNLEKAGFNVLSSQDGPEAVSTAAKKRPDLIILDIMLPSMEGTEVCGVLKNRETTRDIPIIMLTAKGDEIDRIVGFELGADDYIIKPFSPRELVLRVKAVLKRGQEKEIKVIKAGPVSIDIGKSTASVDGRILSLTATEYKLLVELARSPGRVLTREVLLDRVWGEGCFVIDRTVDTHMTRLREKLGDYGSFIETVRGFGYRFRE; translated from the coding sequence ATGGTGAGTTTACGGGTGAAGCAAACTATCTTAGTAGTAGACGATGAGAACGATATATTGACACTTCTTAAGTATAACCTGGAGAAGGCCGGCTTTAATGTCTTATCTTCCCAGGACGGACCTGAGGCTGTTAGTACTGCGGCAAAGAAACGGCCTGACCTGATTATCCTTGACATTATGCTGCCAAGCATGGAAGGGACAGAGGTTTGCGGGGTACTTAAAAACCGTGAAACCACACGCGATATCCCTATCATAATGCTGACTGCAAAGGGTGATGAAATAGATCGTATTGTAGGTTTCGAGCTTGGCGCTGATGATTACATTATCAAGCCATTCAGCCCCAGGGAACTGGTGTTACGCGTTAAAGCAGTCTTGAAAAGGGGACAGGAAAAGGAGATCAAGGTCATCAAGGCCGGCCCTGTCAGTATAGATATAGGCAAGTCCACGGCAAGTGTTGATGGGAGGATATTGAGCCTTACTGCCACAGAGTACAAATTGCTTGTGGAACTTGCCAGGTCCCCAGGAAGGGTCCTTACCCGGGAGGTTCTGCTCGACCGGGTATGGGGCGAAGGATGTTTCGTCATTGACAGGACAGTGGACACACATATGACAAGGCTGCGGGAAAAACTCGGAGATTACGGCAGCTTTATTGAAACCGTACGTGGTTTTGGATACAGATTCAGGGAATAG
- a CDS encoding TlpA family protein disulfide reductase translates to MLLSFILSLGTALAASVPLAGDRAPEFTLKSITGESVSLSQYKGSVIVLGLFHICEPCMIQATQMQKLLNEGQSKAVFLGINTAGDSEEDVRSYLNQFETRITFSYLLDPARDINKKYFQRLMPTVLVIDGNGIIRYRGSSTPAALLLSEIKKATAK, encoded by the coding sequence ATGTTGTTGAGCTTTATCCTTTCATTGGGCACAGCCCTTGCCGCGTCTGTACCATTAGCCGGTGACAGGGCCCCTGAGTTTACCCTTAAATCCATTACAGGCGAAAGCGTATCGCTGTCTCAGTACAAAGGTTCAGTGATTGTACTGGGCCTGTTCCACATCTGTGAACCGTGCATGATTCAGGCGACACAGATGCAAAAACTTCTGAATGAGGGGCAGTCAAAAGCCGTATTCCTTGGGATTAATACTGCAGGAGACTCTGAGGAAGATGTCAGGTCCTACCTCAACCAATTTGAGACAAGGATAACCTTCTCTTATCTGTTAGACCCTGCACGGGATATCAATAAGAAATATTTCCAGAGGCTTATGCCTACTGTCCTCGTAATTGATGGCAACGGGATCATCAGATACAGGGGGTCCTCAACACCCGCGGCCCTGCTTCTATCAGAGATAAAAAAAGCGACTGCGAAATAG
- the lpdA gene encoding dihydrolipoyl dehydrogenase, translated as MDKMYDIAVIGGGPGGYVAAIKAAQLGLKTCLIERDKAGGTCLHRGCIPTKSLLHSAHLYHLFKKSQEYGITSEKVGFDFLQIVRRKDAVVTRLHNGVKMLLRKYGVEVIEAEGRISAPGKVVLIKGGKVIGGIQSNNVILATGSCTMRPSWMPFDDRYVVTSDELLQMEDLPSSLIIAGGGDIGVEFAGFFNTLGTEVAIIEMKDSILPFEERDISTVLKRTMVKRGVKILVETTLENVKVIDGKVHAGVKGKDGRGETLTADRMLVALGRRPVTANTGIEELGIELQNGFVKVNERYETSKAGIYAIGDLAGPPLLAHKASQEGILVALHIAGKEAPAIKIPLVPRVNYSNPQVASIGFTVKDAEERGYEVKTAKFPFTASSKAIISGDDEGGFVKIVADKKNGEILGVHMIGPEVSELIGGLSIAMSLEAVASDISHVIFPHPTLSEVIKEAAHLVEGNAIHI; from the coding sequence TTGGACAAAATGTATGATATAGCTGTAATAGGGGGCGGCCCCGGCGGTTACGTTGCCGCTATTAAGGCGGCACAGCTGGGCCTGAAGACATGTCTCATTGAAAGGGATAAGGCAGGAGGAACATGCCTGCACAGGGGGTGTATCCCGACCAAGTCTCTTCTTCATTCTGCACATCTGTATCACCTTTTTAAAAAGTCTCAGGAGTACGGGATTACATCTGAAAAAGTCGGTTTTGATTTTCTTCAGATTGTCAGAAGAAAAGATGCTGTTGTAACCAGACTTCACAACGGTGTAAAGATGCTGTTAAGGAAGTACGGGGTTGAGGTAATAGAAGCGGAAGGCCGAATTTCAGCTCCTGGTAAGGTGGTATTAATAAAAGGCGGAAAAGTGATTGGCGGGATTCAGAGTAATAATGTCATTCTTGCTACAGGGTCATGCACAATGAGGCCTTCATGGATGCCTTTTGATGACAGGTATGTTGTTACAAGCGATGAGCTCCTTCAAATGGAGGATCTGCCTTCTTCTTTGATTATTGCCGGCGGCGGGGATATTGGTGTTGAGTTCGCCGGGTTCTTTAATACCCTCGGCACGGAGGTTGCTATCATTGAGATGAAAGATTCAATCCTGCCGTTTGAGGAGCGCGACATCAGTACTGTACTCAAGCGTACCATGGTAAAAAGGGGGGTAAAGATACTGGTTGAGACCACGCTTGAGAATGTCAAGGTTATAGATGGAAAGGTTCACGCCGGTGTTAAAGGGAAAGACGGGAGGGGTGAGACGCTTACGGCTGACAGGATGCTTGTTGCCCTGGGCAGAAGACCTGTAACTGCCAATACAGGTATAGAAGAACTCGGCATAGAGCTTCAGAACGGATTCGTTAAGGTCAATGAAAGATATGAAACGTCTAAGGCAGGGATTTATGCCATTGGAGACCTGGCAGGTCCGCCTCTGTTAGCGCACAAGGCATCTCAGGAAGGGATTCTGGTTGCTCTCCACATTGCAGGGAAAGAGGCCCCGGCAATAAAGATCCCTTTAGTCCCCAGGGTGAATTATTCGAATCCTCAGGTTGCCAGTATCGGATTTACAGTGAAGGATGCAGAGGAGAGGGGATACGAAGTTAAGACTGCCAAATTCCCCTTTACTGCAAGCAGCAAGGCCATAATATCAGGTGATGATGAGGGTGGATTTGTCAAGATAGTTGCAGATAAAAAAAACGGTGAGATACTCGGTGTTCACATGATAGGGCCTGAAGTATCAGAGCTTATCGGCGGACTTTCCATAGCGATGTCTCTTGAAGCTGTGGCATCAGATATTTCTCATGTGATATTTCCCCACCCCACACTGTCTGAGGTAATAAAGGAAGCTGCGCATCTGGTCGAAGGAAATGCAATCCACATTTAA
- a CDS encoding Fic family protein, which translates to MYKPHFDISPELLRLVTLATEIRVWINSAVVDVSWLPVLQRETAARLAHSTTAIEGNPLTLPEVAAIARGEETGATTTDKQEILNALAAMHWIWGRKSGALIRESDLLHLHRLLTRKILSDDKSGHYKTRPNRIVNHRGIAVYSPPPPDKAKPLTLELLEWINSTGSEALHPIIAGAIAHHRLVSIHPFADGNGRISRALAIWLFYSGGFDTHHLFALDEFFEQDRQRYYQKIQQARDLDDDLGYWLEYVAEGVIRTLQKVKERIIGLSISVQAPHMVLTKRQEDILRFLRDKGRVKSPDIEKAFSLTRARIGQIIKPLTDSGLVIREGQTRATTYRLP; encoded by the coding sequence ATGTATAAGCCGCATTTTGATATAAGCCCGGAACTCCTCCGCCTGGTCACTCTTGCAACTGAGATCAGGGTATGGATCAACTCTGCTGTGGTGGATGTCTCGTGGCTGCCGGTCCTTCAACGTGAGACTGCGGCACGATTGGCCCATTCCACTACGGCCATAGAGGGAAACCCCCTGACGCTTCCTGAGGTGGCAGCCATCGCACGGGGAGAAGAGACTGGTGCGACGACAACGGATAAACAGGAGATACTCAATGCGCTTGCGGCCATGCACTGGATATGGGGCAGGAAGTCCGGCGCACTGATCAGGGAGTCTGACCTTTTACACCTGCACCGGCTTCTGACCCGGAAAATCCTCTCAGACGATAAATCGGGACATTATAAAACCAGGCCCAATCGGATAGTAAACCACCGTGGAATTGCAGTCTATTCGCCTCCACCGCCTGATAAGGCCAAACCACTTACTCTGGAACTCCTCGAATGGATAAACTCTACGGGCTCGGAAGCCCTGCATCCCATAATAGCAGGTGCTATTGCCCATCACCGCCTCGTCTCGATTCACCCCTTCGCTGACGGTAACGGGCGCATATCAAGGGCCCTTGCTATTTGGCTGTTTTACTCCGGAGGTTTTGATACCCATCATCTATTTGCACTCGACGAATTTTTCGAACAGGACAGGCAGCGCTACTACCAGAAGATCCAGCAGGCACGGGACCTTGACGATGACCTTGGTTACTGGCTCGAATATGTGGCAGAGGGCGTGATAAGGACACTTCAAAAGGTAAAAGAGCGGATCATCGGGTTAAGCATTTCGGTCCAGGCCCCCCACATGGTGCTTACAAAAAGGCAGGAGGATATCCTGCGTTTCTTGAGGGACAAGGGCCGCGTCAAATCCCCTGATATAGAAAAGGCCTTCTCACTGACAAGGGCTCGTATCGGGCAGATCATCAAGCCGTTAACAGATTCAGGACTCGTTATCCGGGAAGGACAAACAAGGGCCACGACATACCGTCTCCCATAG
- a CDS encoding beta-propeller domain-containing protein: MKPVNWLAAIVIILTITSGCGSVSSDDSGRHVGTDELTGDRDYQYSLARFVSPPAMETYLKEAIKKQSLDMSSGGVIFTDTQVNVVTNTMSGQEVKTSPDSSQPEFSSTNLQESGVDEADLIKTDGRHLFLAVKSPYTYYGFMEGMTALDDTGLFSGSSGIDDSFYRENANKVRIMELSDSPPASSELAKISLSDSSMVDSLYLVTGRDEGPTDLLAVIGTGSSGTPMEFWFMPWNWRSGKTTLELFDVSDPSKPAGLANMSFDGYLIASRRIGDIIYIVSRYTPYIEGYKLYPGTEKEKQSNAALLAGTSLSDLLPDIRIDDNEKTDLVTPENCYLPPTPGEDVSTPDIITITAIDLASPQTPRSNCIVGQAESVYVSPQSIYLATTRYRYAPMPLFSGNELSFSSTNRMTVAYSSPEVKTDLHKFSLEAAEPVYRGSGVVPGHLGWEQDKKSFRMGEKDGYLRIVTSLGETWNDSAQTMLTVLKESETREEERLVEVSRLPNEANPEPIGKPGERLYAARFLGDRAYLVTFRITDPLYVIDLKDPAAPHIAGEIEIKGYSEFLHPISENLLLGIGKDAIPDNGPGGSGDGRGAWYQGLKLSLFDVQDPAKPVELDSIVIGRRGTDTDALMDHHAFAYIPPVDGKPARVALPVRLHNTLSINMSGNPWDYYDWTHTALYLFDIALQGKRGFTQSGQLIAEERSDDNVYDYGYGSDRALILNDSAHFIHEGRVWSALWSDPSNPEGPK; this comes from the coding sequence ATGAAACCTGTCAACTGGCTTGCGGCAATTGTAATTATTCTTACCATAACCTCTGGCTGCGGGTCTGTCAGCAGTGATGATTCAGGCAGGCATGTAGGTACCGATGAACTTACCGGTGATCGAGACTACCAATACTCACTGGCCCGTTTCGTGTCTCCTCCTGCTATGGAAACATATCTCAAGGAGGCTATTAAGAAACAGTCCCTTGATATGTCTTCAGGCGGTGTCATTTTTACAGATACGCAGGTAAACGTCGTCACAAATACTATGTCAGGGCAGGAAGTGAAGACTTCTCCTGATAGCTCACAGCCTGAATTTTCGTCAACCAATTTGCAGGAGTCAGGAGTAGATGAGGCGGACCTGATAAAGACCGACGGGCGGCATCTTTTTTTGGCAGTTAAGAGTCCCTACACCTATTACGGATTCATGGAGGGAATGACTGCGCTTGATGATACAGGTTTATTTAGCGGATCGTCCGGTATAGACGACTCTTTCTATAGGGAAAACGCCAATAAGGTCAGGATAATGGAGCTTTCTGATTCCCCGCCGGCATCATCGGAATTAGCAAAGATCAGTTTGTCTGACTCCTCAATGGTAGATAGTCTCTATCTGGTGACAGGCCGTGATGAAGGGCCCACTGACCTCCTTGCGGTTATAGGCACTGGAAGCTCCGGTACCCCAATGGAGTTCTGGTTTATGCCCTGGAACTGGAGAAGCGGCAAGACTACTTTAGAACTGTTCGATGTAAGTGATCCGTCCAAACCTGCGGGTCTGGCTAACATGTCATTCGACGGTTATCTGATTGCAAGCCGCCGCATAGGTGATATTATTTATATTGTTTCACGGTACACCCCCTATATTGAAGGCTATAAATTATATCCTGGAACGGAAAAGGAAAAACAGAGCAATGCCGCTCTTCTGGCAGGCACTTCTCTTTCAGACCTGTTGCCGGATATCAGGATTGATGATAATGAAAAGACGGATCTGGTGACCCCGGAGAATTGTTACCTGCCGCCAACGCCGGGTGAGGATGTTTCTACGCCTGACATCATTACGATTACGGCGATAGACCTCGCATCACCCCAAACGCCAAGGTCAAACTGTATAGTTGGGCAGGCGGAGTCGGTCTATGTCTCTCCGCAGTCCATCTATCTGGCAACGACACGCTATCGCTATGCACCGATGCCTTTATTCAGCGGTAATGAACTGAGCTTTTCAAGTACCAATAGGATGACGGTTGCATACTCGAGCCCTGAGGTGAAGACAGATTTGCATAAGTTTTCTCTGGAGGCTGCTGAGCCGGTTTACAGAGGCTCAGGTGTTGTTCCCGGGCATCTCGGATGGGAGCAGGACAAGAAGTCGTTCCGAATGGGTGAAAAGGACGGATACCTTCGAATCGTCACTTCTCTGGGTGAGACTTGGAACGACAGTGCACAAACAATGTTGACTGTATTGAAAGAATCAGAAACCAGAGAAGAGGAACGTCTAGTGGAGGTCTCCCGCCTGCCGAATGAAGCGAATCCTGAACCAATCGGGAAGCCGGGAGAGAGGCTTTATGCCGCACGCTTCCTTGGTGACAGGGCCTATCTGGTGACATTCCGGATCACGGACCCGCTCTATGTAATTGATTTAAAGGACCCTGCGGCCCCCCATATTGCAGGTGAGATTGAGATTAAAGGTTATTCGGAATTTCTCCATCCAATAAGTGAAAATCTGCTTCTCGGTATCGGAAAGGATGCAATTCCCGATAATGGTCCTGGAGGGTCGGGCGATGGTCGAGGGGCCTGGTACCAGGGGTTGAAACTCTCCCTCTTTGATGTTCAGGACCCTGCAAAACCAGTAGAGTTGGACAGCATAGTGATCGGCCGGCGAGGGACAGATACGGATGCTTTGATGGATCATCATGCCTTTGCCTATATACCTCCGGTTGATGGAAAGCCGGCGCGTGTTGCGCTGCCTGTAAGACTCCATAATACATTAAGCATAAACATGTCAGGGAACCCATGGGATTATTATGATTGGACTCATACGGCCCTGTATCTTTTTGATATCGCTCTACAGGGAAAGAGAGGTTTCACGCAGTCAGGTCAATTGATTGCCGAAGAACGATCCGATGACAATGTCTACGATTACGGCTACGGCAGCGACAGGGCCCTGATCTTAAATGACAGTGCGCATTTCATTCATGAGGGCAGGGTCTGGTCCGCCTTGTGGTCAGATCCATCGAATCCGGAAGGCCCAAAATAA
- a CDS encoding ATP-binding protein, whose amino-acid sequence MKLLEAIVREMEIGVLVIDSEKNILFTNPFFKDSFLMRGSAYGQKVSDILGDNSVLDAIDKTLRSKDATPGKVIMEGQNGNVLEVRLVHFVEETIRGLIGFFRDITEEKRVEAIKRDFVANVSHELRTPLASIKGYAETLLDGAMKDSDILDKFLSIIDKHANRMTALIDDLLILSKLESQQMPLNLEEVDIQGLIQGVIHSLEKNARDKGLKLVGNIQKDIPKIMSDKVRLEQVIVNLIDNAVKYTNHGEVRLNAFIDGETLRVDVEDTGTGIPEKDLARIFERFYRVDKGRSRDLGGTGLGLAIVKHIIQAHNGKIWVHSLPGKGTTFSFSIPF is encoded by the coding sequence GTGAAGCTATTAGAAGCCATAGTTAGAGAGATGGAGATAGGGGTGCTTGTTATTGACTCAGAAAAAAACATCCTCTTCACCAACCCCTTTTTTAAAGATTCCTTTCTGATGAGAGGGAGTGCATACGGGCAGAAAGTCTCAGATATACTTGGAGACAATAGCGTTCTCGATGCAATAGACAAAACACTTAGATCCAAAGACGCCACTCCTGGAAAGGTTATTATGGAGGGACAGAATGGGAATGTCCTTGAGGTACGACTGGTCCACTTTGTCGAAGAAACCATAAGGGGGCTGATAGGTTTTTTTCGCGACATTACAGAAGAAAAGAGGGTGGAAGCCATTAAGCGTGACTTCGTGGCTAATGTAAGCCATGAGCTGAGGACACCCCTGGCAAGCATAAAGGGATATGCAGAGACGCTGCTTGACGGTGCTATGAAGGACAGCGATATCCTTGATAAATTTCTCTCGATAATTGACAAACACGCAAACAGGATGACCGCCCTGATAGACGACCTCCTGATATTATCAAAGCTTGAATCACAGCAGATGCCGCTTAACCTCGAGGAAGTTGATATACAAGGATTAATTCAGGGTGTAATTCACAGCCTTGAAAAAAACGCCAGAGACAAGGGGTTGAAGTTAGTCGGTAATATTCAAAAAGATATACCTAAGATTATGAGCGACAAGGTGCGCCTTGAACAGGTTATAGTCAATCTAATTGACAATGCAGTTAAGTATACAAACCATGGTGAAGTCAGGTTGAATGCATTCATAGATGGCGAGACCTTGAGAGTGGATGTAGAAGACACCGGAACAGGCATCCCGGAAAAGGATTTAGCAAGGATATTCGAAAGATTTTATCGCGTAGACAAGGGCAGAAGCAGAGACCTTGGCGGCACCGGCCTCGGCCTCGCAATAGTAAAGCACATAATACAGGCCCATAACGGTAAGATTTGGGTGCACAGTCTGCCAGGCAAAGGCACGACATTTTCATTTTCAATACCGTTCTGA
- the htpX gene encoding zinc metalloprotease HtpX encodes MNTLKTTFFLAVLSVLFIFIGSILGGQNGAAIALVMAGVMNIGAYWFSDRIVLAMYKARQVTEKELPELYGVIRELAMRAGLPMPKVYIMENPAPNAFATGRNPEHSAVAVTTGILSLLSRDELAGVVAHELSHIKNRDILISTVAATIAGSISYLSHIASWGLMFGGGRRDNEDRSPFGSVIAIAVMILAPIAAMLIQMAISRSREYRADESGAAICGNPLSLAGALKKLQAGSRRIPMNANPATAHMFIVSPLTGGGMLSLFSTHPPIEERIARLEAIAGRR; translated from the coding sequence ATCAATACATTAAAAACAACCTTTTTCTTAGCTGTTCTTTCAGTCCTGTTCATATTTATAGGTTCTATCCTGGGAGGGCAGAACGGGGCTGCCATTGCACTTGTAATGGCAGGTGTTATGAATATCGGGGCATACTGGTTCAGCGACAGGATTGTTCTTGCCATGTATAAGGCAAGGCAGGTCACTGAAAAAGAATTGCCTGAGTTATACGGCGTGATCAGGGAGCTTGCAATGAGGGCCGGTCTTCCGATGCCCAAGGTATATATCATGGAAAACCCTGCTCCTAATGCCTTTGCAACCGGCAGGAATCCGGAACATTCTGCAGTAGCAGTTACGACAGGGATTCTAAGTCTGCTTTCAAGAGACGAGTTGGCAGGAGTAGTTGCTCACGAACTTTCCCATATAAAAAATCGTGACATATTAATCAGCACGGTGGCTGCTACTATAGCAGGATCTATAAGTTATTTAAGCCATATTGCCTCATGGGGACTGATGTTTGGAGGAGGACGCAGGGATAATGAGGACCGAAGTCCGTTTGGATCAGTAATTGCTATAGCGGTCATGATCCTGGCGCCAATAGCTGCCATGTTAATCCAGATGGCTATTTCACGGTCTCGTGAATACAGGGCGGACGAAAGTGGTGCTGCTATATGTGGTAATCCCCTGTCATTAGCGGGGGCTTTGAAGAAGCTTCAGGCAGGTTCACGCCGGATTCCAATGAACGCTAACCCGGCCACAGCACACATGTTTATAGTCAGTCCGCTTACAGGCGGCGGGATGTTATCTCTCTTTTCCACGCATCCGCCAATCGAGGAACGTATTGCACGTCTCGAGGCCATCGCAGGCAGAAGATAA
- the def gene encoding peptide deformylase codes for MSVRGIREYPDPILRQMSRRVEKWDDNLRRLIQDMKDTLDAIPGLGLAAVQVGEPVRLFIYDPGLSSEGPLINYSVFINPVITFKEGEVKGEEGCLSVPDFRESVVRSEIVTVKGNDMDGNSMEITAEGLLARVFQHEIDHINGVLFIDHLSSLKRGLFLRRMKKRERQQRAEMSGRL; via the coding sequence ATGTCTGTGCGTGGGATCAGAGAATATCCTGACCCGATACTCCGTCAGATGAGCCGGCGGGTAGAAAAATGGGATGATAATTTACGAAGGCTTATCCAGGATATGAAGGATACCCTGGATGCAATACCGGGACTTGGTCTTGCCGCTGTCCAGGTGGGTGAACCTGTACGCCTCTTTATTTATGACCCAGGACTTTCATCCGAGGGACCTCTTATAAATTATTCTGTTTTTATTAATCCTGTTATTACCTTCAAAGAAGGTGAGGTGAAAGGGGAAGAGGGCTGTCTTAGTGTCCCTGATTTCAGAGAGTCGGTAGTCAGATCTGAGATTGTAACTGTAAAGGGAAATGACATGGATGGAAACAGCATGGAAATAACAGCAGAGGGTCTTCTTGCAAGGGTTTTTCAACACGAAATAGATCACATAAACGGCGTATTGTTCATAGATCATCTCAGTAGTCTCAAGAGAGGGCTGTTTCTCAGAAGAATGAAAAAACGCGAGCGCCAGCAAAGGGCCGAAATGTCGGGAAGGTTATAA